GCCGCGTTAGAGGCAACCTCCCTCCCCGCGGTGATCAAAGAACTCTTCTCTAGATGCATCAGCTTTAATCCTGAGGATCGTCCAACCAGTGGTGCTGCGTTGTTGGCTGAACTTGAAGCGTCCATGGCCGAGAGTTTCCCCCTGCCCCGCTCGCCACATCGGATCTGGCTGACACTCAGAGAATCTGTCAAACGCATGTTGGTGGACTCCGCTCCGGGAAGTATCGATGTACCTGGTTTGATTGATCGAGATCTCTCTGGGGGTGGACATATTTCATTCACTTGGAGCAAAGAGTCGAGAACTTTTGACCAGGAGACGCTTGAACTAGCAGGGGACTCATTTAGGTACTCACTAAAGCCTGACAACGCAGGAAGTTTCGTGATCATCTCTGCGCGCCAAGCAGAGTTTGAGACACTGGAGTGGACGCGCCGAAATGGTGTACCCACAGCCGACCTTGGAAGTTTCTCCCTTCTTGAACCGCTAGACAAGTCAGCTGCCCGAAAGACACAGGAATTCGTACTTGACCAACTACGGCGGCACTTTGACGCGAATGAATCTGCCGCGGAAGATGCTCAGTCGAGCGCACTCTTGGACAGGTGGAATAACCTTCTAGACGCCAGAAAGGCACTTGAACGGAGGGAACGAACGACCATCAGGTTCACCAAGAGCGAGCATGTGGGCAAGGACATCAAACTGACAGTTTCCAGTGCACCTACCAAGGATCTATTGAACACAGACTGGATACTGAAGCCGCACGAAGAAGCGGAATATGGCCCCAGGGTTCAGATCGTCCGCCATCAAGATGATGCGGTGATCGTGCGCAGACGAACACAAAGAGGCTCAGCGATTTCACGGCAGGGCGTATTGGTCCCGCATCTAGGCGCGACTCAGGTCGCAATGAAGCGGCAGAGCGATGCAATCCGGACACTACAACGAGGGGAAGCCGCTCACCTGGATCTACTTTCTATCTTGGTGGACCCGTCCGTTGTTAGATCTCCCGAAGATCAGCCCAATCCTAGCTGGCAGTCTGAGCTGGATCCGGCAAAACAGACGGCTGTAAAAGCCTCGCTCGGGCTTATGGATGCGATGGTTGTAAAAGGGCCCCCCGGCACGGGAAAGACTCGATTCATTACTGAAGCCATCCATCAGCTGCTCAAGCGAAATCCAGATGCCAGAATCCTAGTTGTGAGTCAGACACATGTCGCCGTTGACAATGCCCTCGAGCGCCTCAACGCCGCCGGAATTGGCAATATCGTTCGACTTGGCCAACAGGATGACGAACGTATTGCCAAAAGCGTTTCACACCTCCTGCTTGATAAGAAGATGGCTCAATGGGCCACTGAGGTTCAACGTGCGGCCGCAGAATTCATTGCCGAACTGTCTTCGCAGGCAGGCATCCCCATAGCGCAGCTACAGTCGGCAGCAATGCTTGAACAACTTATTGCACTGAGACGCCGTCGTAAAGAAATAGAAGACCGCATTCCACTTGAACCGACCGCAGAAACTTACGAACTGACGGCAGAACTTACTGCTGCGAGGGATGCCGTGGTTCTGCAGGAGCAACTAGATCATCTCGTAGATGATGAGAATCAGCTCTGGAATCAACTTGAGACCAAAAATGGCGGCAATCTACTTGTGGATCGAGCCTCATCGCTTGAGGACCTAGCAACGTCGGTCGAGCTCATCTTGGATACTGGTCAACGTGGGCCAGAACTGCTTGAATTGCTCAAGCTACAGGCTGACTGGTTGCAGCGAATTTCCACAGACTCCAGTCTGATTGAAACTTATCTCCAAACCGCAAATGTCGTTGCTGGTACATGTCTCGGCTTTGTCGGTCATCCAGCAGCTCGAGACCTTATTTTCGATCTTTGCATTTTGGATGAGGCATCAAAAGCGACCGCGACGGAAGCGTTGGTCCCACTAGTGAAGGCGCGAAAGTTCATACTGGTCGGTGACGGGAATCAATTGCCTCCGATGGAAGAAGAACTTCTCCGCCAGACTGACGTGATGGAAGAATTTGGCCTTTCTAGGGAGCTCGTTACTGAAACTCTCTTTGAGAGGCTGACTTCCCAGCTGCCAACGCATTCGCAATTCCTGCTTACCGATCAGTATCGAATGACGAGTGCCATAGGAAACATGATCTCAAAATGTTTTTATGACGGTCAGCTAAACTCGGTCAGCGATCAACTGCTTCCAGGATATTCTTCACTCGGCAAGCCTGTCTTATGGCTAGATACGAGCAAGTTCGGAGACCGTCGGCGTGAAGAAATGGACCCCATGTCAAAGGGGAGTTATTTCAACCGATTTGAGGCCCAAGTGCTAAACGATCGCCTTAAGGCCATTGATCGTGCCATAGATAGGGGACTTATCAAACTGAGAGATGACACGGAACTGGTTTCTGTCTTATTAATTGCACCATATCGAAGCCAGTTGGACGCTCTCAGACGTGAAGTAGCAGGATGGGCTCCAAAACATTTGATGTTGAGTATTGAATCCATAGATGCAGTACAGGGCAAAGAGTCTGACTTGGCATTTGTAACTGTTACGCGCAGCAATAGTCGAGGAAGTTTTGGTTTCATCGGCCCCGACTACTGGAGGCGCATTAACGTTGCCATGTCCCGTGCCCGATTTGGATTAACCATTGTGGGAGATGCGGAATTTTGTCGCCAAAAAGCTGGTCCTTTGGCAAACATACTAAATTACATGTCAAACAATGCAGACGACTGCGAAGTTAGGAAAGTGGATGTTCGCAGATAACCGTGATCTCTTCAGTCGATATGGATCGTCGAGGGCAGGAAGAATTCTGGTCGCAGTATCTAAGGCGGCTTTGCCAGTAACGGTCGTGAGTACATCTGTAATAGCCCAGGAAAAAAAAGGAATACCCCTATTGGATGAATTTATTCTGCGGGCTATTCGCTTGGGCCAGGGTAGGATTCGCAGAATAGCGCAGCTGTCAGGTGTGGCTGATAGCCTCATTCAATCAAGCGCCGCTGGTCTTGCGGCGAGTGGGAATTTGATTTATGGAGTTCAAGACGGCGTTCTTGCGCTTACTCCTTTCGGTGAGAAAATGGCAATCGATATGGCCACGATAAAACCCGTGCAACGGCAGTTCAAGGTTTGTTTCGACCGAACCCTGTGGTGTGTTGCGGGCTATGACTCCAATGAATTAATTTCCAAGGGCCAGGCTCGCGATGCTGATCAACTCATACTGCCGGCGATCAAATCTTCGCGAATCGGAGATCGTGATATTGCGGTGTCGAACCTTAATGCACTTATACGAAAGGGTAATATCGGTAGTTCAGAAATAGACATACTGCGCATCACCAAACTTTCTGGTAATACGCATAGATATTTGCCAGTTGGTATACTAATTTACGTTGATTCCGTAAATAGCGATCTTGAATTGGCGTTGATTGTCGATGAAGATCTAAGTCAGAGTCATGAACTTCCGTTGATCTCCCTGGACGTGGCAAAGCGTCTCGGCATTGAGGTTTCTCGCGATGTTTTACGCCCGAAACTTAGTGATGAACTTGAAGTGGCCCGTGAAGCTCGGCGTTCATCGCCGGAAATAAATTCCGGAACATCTTCATTGAGTCAGGTAGCTCGAGTTCTTGGTTTTGAGCACAGGGCCCTGCTCGAGGACGGTCTTAGTGTAACAAATAGACGTCTACTTATTGCAACAGGCGATGTCGATGTCGAATTTTTCAAATCTTATGCTCTTCCGAAGATTGCGGATCTACTAAAGGCTGGTGTGACCGTTAAGTTGGCATTCAATAGACCGCAAAAGAGTGCTGCGACTGACAAGGATCCTTTGGGGTTGCTGTCCAAACTGTCGGCGAGGTATCCGGCCAGCCTTTCGGTGGATTTGGATCATGAATATACGTCCAACACTTTAATATTCGACGATTCGTGGGTGGAGACAAGCTTTGGCTGGTTAGATGATGTTCCTCATTCACCCCAACCTCTAATGTTGCACGAAGGTACCCTGGTTCAAGGCCGCGAATATTCCGATGCGAAATTCAATGAATTAACCGAGTTTCTTTTTTGAGAATTTAGGATGTATTTTTGTGGAATATTTATCTTTGTTCCGTGGGCCCTAAATGTTTGTCGATTCGATTTACGAGATTGTCTATGCTGAGACGTCGAGTCTTCCAAGTGGGACTAGATATGTACGGGGACAGTGTTTTTCAATATTCGTTGTTTAACTTAGCGGCCTTAGTTCGGTTCTGACCTCGAATTTGAATCTTTGCAAAAGTAAATATTGAAGAATCAAGACTAGTCGCCTGTTACAACCCCATTCCGCCAATTTCGGGCCCGCGGGTGTGAGGTGGTTGGTAGGCGGTTTGTTTGTCTGTGGCCCAGTCGGAGACGATTCCTTCGCGGACCAAGTGGTCGGTGAGTTGGGCGAGTCGGTACTCCGGGTCTGATTCGAGGGCACGTTGAAAGCACTCGTGGGCCTTGCTGCCGTGGCCTTCCCACCATTGGATGACGCCCAGGCTCGTGAGCACGGGGGCGGCATCGGTACCGTCTGTGCGCATGTAGAGCTGGAATAGGACTTCGGAGGCGCGGTCGACGCGCTGCCAGTGGGGGCTTTGCTGGCTCTCCGTGGTTCGTGGTGAAATCTGGTTTCGTGTCCTTGAACAAAGGTGGCTCGTAGCCCTGTTGTGATGGATGTTCTGACGCATTCATCGATGACAGGACTACGAGCCTTGAACGAGCTTACTTTGCCGCACCCTGATGCTGCCACCACGATCTTCAACCTCAAGGATTACCGGGTTCTTGAGACTCAGATCCTTGATTATGGGCAACGCCGCGTTCATGTTGAAAGTACCGTCGAGTCAGGCTGCCCCGGGTGCGGGGTGATCGGTACTCGGTGCCATTCCAGACGCTGGCAGCGAGTCCGGGACATCCCCATCGCTGGCCCGGTCGAGGTACTCTGGCGCAAGCGCCGCTACTTTTGCGATGAGTCAGTGTGCGAGCGAAAGACCTTTTCTGAGGCCACTGCCCAGGTTCCAGCCAGGGCTCGCTCTACCCGCCGGCTCCATGGCGCACTCGTTGATGCGGTGGTCTCTTCCGGGCGGGCAGCGACAGAAACAGCCATCGCCCATGGCGTCTCATGGTGGCTTGTGCAAAAAGCCTTGACCATGGCGGCAACGAAACTACCCAACGTTGATCTCCTCCGACCACGAATGCTCGGGATCGATGAACACCGCTTCCGGTCCGTGCGCTTCTTCAAAAACACCGAGACCAATACGTGGCAGCGGATCGAACCGTGGATGACTACGATCGTTGACCTAGATACCGGGCAGATCCTGGGTGTTGTTGACGGCAGGGACCACACCGGAGTCGGAGCATGGCTGATCAAGCGCCCCCTGGA
This genomic window from Arthrobacter sp. TMP15 contains:
- a CDS encoding AAA domain-containing protein; the protein is MNPEIIDGKYMILGAIKPRSGAHSTVRKAVDTRTGQELALKFIVGRSDEMTRLIFDREADALKLAKHANVVPLLDQGVDETGTPYLVLPWIEASYRDVLDKGIQGTPVEVLNRIVLPLVSALSHAHLASVVHRDVKPGNILVTVDGVPLLADFSIGKNSVGQVAVSANGMTMRAWKTDLYAPPESSEEFPYARDVFSIAVVFIESIATMPLDEHFQLEAALEATSLPAVIKELFSRCISFNPEDRPTSGAALLAELEASMAESFPLPRSPHRIWLTLRESVKRMLVDSAPGSIDVPGLIDRDLSGGGHISFTWSKESRTFDQETLELAGDSFRYSLKPDNAGSFVIISARQAEFETLEWTRRNGVPTADLGSFSLLEPLDKSAARKTQEFVLDQLRRHFDANESAAEDAQSSALLDRWNNLLDARKALERRERTTIRFTKSEHVGKDIKLTVSSAPTKDLLNTDWILKPHEEAEYGPRVQIVRHQDDAVIVRRRTQRGSAISRQGVLVPHLGATQVAMKRQSDAIRTLQRGEAAHLDLLSILVDPSVVRSPEDQPNPSWQSELDPAKQTAVKASLGLMDAMVVKGPPGTGKTRFITEAIHQLLKRNPDARILVVSQTHVAVDNALERLNAAGIGNIVRLGQQDDERIAKSVSHLLLDKKMAQWATEVQRAAAEFIAELSSQAGIPIAQLQSAAMLEQLIALRRRRKEIEDRIPLEPTAETYELTAELTAARDAVVLQEQLDHLVDDENQLWNQLETKNGGNLLVDRASSLEDLATSVELILDTGQRGPELLELLKLQADWLQRISTDSSLIETYLQTANVVAGTCLGFVGHPAARDLIFDLCILDEASKATATEALVPLVKARKFILVGDGNQLPPMEEELLRQTDVMEEFGLSRELVTETLFERLTSQLPTHSQFLLTDQYRMTSAIGNMISKCFYDGQLNSVSDQLLPGYSSLGKPVLWLDTSKFGDRRREEMDPMSKGSYFNRFEAQVLNDRLKAIDRAIDRGLIKLRDDTELVSVLLIAPYRSQLDALRREVAGWAPKHLMLSIESIDAVQGKESDLAFVTVTRSNSRGSFGFIGPDYWRRINVAMSRARFGLTIVGDAEFCRQKAGPLANILNYMSNNADDCEVRKVDVRR
- a CDS encoding DUF4192 family protein, which codes for MRQNIHHNRATSHLCSRTRNQISPRTTESQQSPHWQRVDRASEVLFQLYMRTDGTDAAPVLTSLGVIQWWEGHGSKAHECFQRALESDPEYRLAQLTDHLVREGIVSDWATDKQTAYQPPHTRGPEIGGMGL
- a CDS encoding transposase, translated to MTGLRALNELTLPHPDAATTIFNLKDYRVLETQILDYGQRRVHVESTVESGCPGCGVIGTRCHSRRWQRVRDIPIAGPVEVLWRKRRYFCDESVCERKTFSEATAQVPARARSTRRLHGALVDAVVSSGRAATETAIAHGVSWWLVQKALTMAATKLPNVDLLRPRMLGIDEHRFRSVRFFKNTETNTWQRIEPWMTTIVDLDTGQILGVVDGRDHTGVGAWLIKRPLEWRLGVQVVAIDPSAAFRKALRMWLPRTAVSVDHFHLIQLTNQALTEVRQHLSHKVRGASWPGRGSGLGTPDVAPAGR